The Phoenix dactylifera cultivar Barhee BC4 chromosome 17, palm_55x_up_171113_PBpolish2nd_filt_p, whole genome shotgun sequence genome contains a region encoding:
- the LOC103695739 gene encoding heavy metal-associated isoprenylated plant protein 39-like: MAGDMKKLVLKLDLHDDKDKKKAMKAVSALQGIDSIAMDMKDKKLTVIGAVDPVDVVRKLRKLCYTQILSVGPAKEEKKKEEPKKEEPKKEPEKKKDVNEQISELVKAYQAYNPHMTTHYFVQSAEENPNACVIC; encoded by the exons ATGGCTGGAGACATGAAG AAGCTTGTGCTGAAATTGGATCTGCATGATGATAAGGACAAGAAGAAGGCTATGAAAGCAGTCTCCGCCCTTCAAG GGATTGATTCCATTGCCATGGACATGAAAGATAAGAAATTGACGGTGATCGGAGCTGTCGACCCGGTTGATGTTGTAAGAAAGCTAAGGAAATTATGTTACACCCAAATCCTTTCGGTAGGGCCtgccaaagaagagaagaagaaagaggagccAAAGAAGGAGGAGCCAAAGAAGGAGcccgagaagaagaaagatgtgAACGAGCAAATCTCTGAGCTTGTCAAGGCATACCAGGCTTACAATCCTCATATGACCACACACTACTTTGTGCAGAGCGCCGAGGAGAATCCGAACGCTTGCGTGATCTGTTAA